Below is a window of Nitrospira sp. DNA.
GCGCGCATTCGCATAGTTCCCGTCGGCGGCGATCGCCCGTTCCAGGTACACTTGGGCTTTCTTCTTGCTTCCGCCGAGGATCCGGGGGAGCTCCATCATCAGACCGCCCATCATCTGTAACGCGAGGGAATGATTGGGGTTCAATTCGATCGCGCGCATCGCGCCATGTCTGATCGTACTCACCGTCAACGCGGCGTTCGTGACCCCCTGGAGGCGCGCCGCGTTGCCGATATTCAGGGCATAGAAATAATGAGCGTCGGCATTGGTCTCGTCGAGCTCGAAGGACTGTTTGGCCGCCTTCGCTCCCGCTTCGTAGGCAGCCAGCCGTTTTGCCTTGTCGGTCAGCAAGTCGTCGGCAAGATCGAAATAGGTTTCTGCAAGTTGAACGAGCAATTCCGGTGAGGGGTTGCCTTCGTCCACTCGGTCGAGCAGCGCCTGCAGATCCTTTTCAAGCGATTGCGGATATCCCGGCGGCATCTCGTTGCGCTGCGCTGAGGCACGATCTGATGCGATGAGGGCGACGACCACGAGGAGGCTTGCCGCGATCGATGTCGTCATCCTCATCCCGTTTCTGAATGTCCTCATGGATAGTATCTCCAATCAAGGATCAGTCGCAGACCCACGGACCAGACCGGGTTAAGATCCGCCTCGGGACCGCCAGCAGGTAGGACAACCGCCGTGGAATAGGGAACCGTCACGCCGGTGAACAGCTGCATCAGCAATGTCGCGCTCTGGTTGGTGGAAAACCTCCGGAATGGCCTGTACTCCAGGACCGGTATATCAAAATACAAGGACTTGTACCCGACCAGTTGGCCACTGCCGTCCGACGTCGCGCTCGGCACGAACAGCCGATCCGATCCGTCAAGGCCGAACAGAGTCACACCGAGCTCCCGGCCGACTACGAACTGAAAACGGCCGATCGGGGTGGCCCATCCGGACTGCCAAGGAATGAGACCTCCATTGCTCGCGGCCACGGCCATTTGCATGTACCGATCCGGCGCGAAGAGGTAGAGAGGCGAGAGCAGGAGGAGATCGCCCGGGATGAGGAAGAACGGCATCCGCAGGCGGGTCGAAATTCCTGTGTGCGATGGGATCGCAGCAGTTAGGCTGCCGCCTTGCGACGAGTATCGATTCGTTGACGAAGTATCGGCGCGCAGTCCGACCGCGAGGAAGATCAGCCCGTCACCCGAGTCGTCGAGCACTCCTTCCAGGCCCATGCCGACTCGTGCGGAGAGATCGAGTCCTCCTATGACACCCCCACCTTCCGAGCCGGCGAATCCGCTGGAGACGGATCTGCCGTCGATCATGCCGGCCAGCCCGACGAAGCGTCCAAGTTCGCTACGGAATCGCGGCATCGCGCCGAGCCCCGGCCCGAGACCCGGCATGGGGGTCCACCTCAGCACTTCAACTGCCAATTGCCGTGCCTGGGGTGGCGCGCGCAATCCTTCCGGCTCTTGCTTGAGCGTGTCGTTTCTGCACACATCGAAGGCGTCGGCCTCGATCGGCGCAGCCGCTGTGTAGGGCATATCGACGGCCCGCGGACGACCGGCGGCCGTGTCAAGCACTTGCTCGAGGCTGGTGCGGATCGCCACCGCAGTCCGCTCGGCATCCTCCGGGCGCATGTGCGCGTCGCCCATCACCACGATCGACTTCCTGTTCTTCAGCCAGAGAAAGACCTCGAGGCCACCCTCGTTGTAGAGATCATGGGTACCCTTGCGCTGAGAGGCATTGCCCCAGGTGCCGGCGATATGGCCGGCGGAAAAGATATCCTGCAAGAAATGCAGCGCAAAGCCCTCGTCGAACAGCATGGAGCGCGCGAGCGCCTGGCGCTCCTCCGGCGCCAGTCTGTCCTTCGCAAGGCGAGTCGCCTTCTGTAGCGCTCTCAAGTGATACCATTCCCAGACTCCCATCGCGTTGATATCAGACCCGGCGCGCAAGGCCAGCTCCCCATATTCCTCCGGCGAAATATCACTGTGCGGGCGAGCAAGCAGAAAGTGAGCGTTGTTGGACTGTGCCCTGGTCGCATACTCGCGATCGGCACGTTGTAGCCCAAGGTCTGCAGCGCGAAGCGAGTTGATGCGAGCGGCCCTGGCGGTCTCGCTTTCCAGCTGGCGGTGAAAATCAACGATCGGGCTCTGATCGCCAGGGAGCTGTTCGGGGGACGGGAGGACTTCGATGCGTGCGAGGTCGACCTTGAGCTTTGCCGCGACGGCGGCAACCGCGAGGACCCATTTCGATTCGAGCACAATGCCGGTCATGTCCTGACTCGAACAGGAGTGATCTCCGGCAATCGCCGCCAGCGCGGCCCAGTCGATGCAAGCCGGCTTGAGACCTTGCTCGGCATCGGCACCCTGCTCGCAGAGGCGTGGTTCATGGGTCAGTCGAGCCTCCCGCCACAAGTCGTCGAAGATGGCTCTGCGCGCCGGGTCAAGGTTCTGCACCGCCAGGATTGAGATATCGCGGTGCTCCGGATAGACCCAGGCCAAGGCCGGGGCGGCGAAGATCCAGCCGCTCAGGGACGCGATCGTCAACGATACGATGGCAAGAGGTATCCCGATCATCGGTCTGTCGATAGTTGCTTGCCAGTAGGATCAATCGCGGAGCGGCTGTTCGATCGCGATAAAAAGGAGATCACCCTCATCTCTTCACAATCCGGTCCAGGCTCAGCCAGCCGAGCCATACCGTCACGCTGATTTCGGAGATGCCTGGATGTCGAGACCGGTTCTTCATGGCAGCATCCCTTCAGCGGGTCTGGGCGTCCCGACTGTGGGCCGCCTTCTTTCCTCCCTCTAAGAGCTTCTTTGGATCGACCCTGCCGAACAGTTCGATGAGCGCCGCGACGCAACCGGTCCATCCCGTCTGATGGCTCGCGCCCAAACCGGCCCCGTTGTCGCCATGAAAATACTCATAGAACAACAGATTATCCCGCCAATGACGGTCGGTTTGGAATTTCTCCGCCCCGCCGAATACCGGACGGCGTCCGCTGTTGTCTCGCAGAAAGATCCGCGTGAGCCGTTCGACAATTTCCCTGGCCACCTCGTATAGATTCATCAGCCGTCCGGATCCGGTCGGACATTCGACCTTAAAGGTATCCCCATAATAGAGATAGAACTGGACGAGGGCTCGAATGATGAGCACGTTGACCGGCACCCAGACCGGTCCACGCCAGTTGGAATTACCGCCGAACATGCCCGTGTCCGATTCAGCCGGCAGATACCCGACCCGATACTCCTGGCCGTTCACGTAAAATACGTAGGGATTCCGCTCGTGGAACTTCGAAATCGACCGCAGCCCGTGGGGACCGAGAAACTCGTCTTCGCTCAGCATGATCGCCAGGATGCGCCGCAGGCGCTCCTGAGTGACCAAAGCCATGATTCCGCGCTCGTCTACCCCACGATGCCCTTCCCCGGTAGCATGAATCCAATGAAACAGCTCCGGCATCCTTGTGAATCGCTCTGCAATGACCCGTTTCGCCTGCGGCACCAGTTCGCGTTGCCATGGCTCAATGACTGTCGTCGCACAGAGAGGTAACAGACCGACCATCGACCGGACTTTCAGATGGGTCGCGCTTCCGTCCGGGAGTCGGAGGAGATCATAGTAGAACCCGTCTTTCTCATCCCACATCCCGATCCCGTCGGCCGCAGAGCCGTTCATACCGGCCGCGATCCATACGAAATGTTCGAAGAACTTCGCGGCCAAGTCATCGTACATGGGGTCCTGAGATGCAAGCTCCACAGCCAGCTCCGCCATATTCTGGCTGAACAGAGCCATCCATGCCGTCCCGTCGGCTTGCTCCAAATAGCCGCCCGTCGGCAACGGAGCACTACGGTCGAACACGCCGATGTTGTCGAGGCCGAGAAAGCCGCCTTCAAACACGTTCTTGCCGTTCCGGTCCTTGCGGTTCACCCACCAGGTAAAATTGAGCGTCAGTTTGGAGAATGCCGCCTTGAGAAACTCGATATCTGCCTCGCCGCGGCGTCCGACATCCATTCGATGAAGAAAGAGCGTGGCCCAGGCATGGACCGGTGGATTCACATCGCTGAAATTCCATTCGTAGGCCGGCACCTGTCCGTTCGGATGCAGGTAATGGCCGGTCAGCATGAGCTCCAACTGGTGCCGCGCGAAGTCGGGATCGACGACGGATAAAGCCGTCGTATGGAACGCCAAGTCCCATGCGGCGTACCAGGGATACTCCCACTTGTCCGGCATCGAAATAATGTCGTCGTTCACCATGTGGAACCACTCCCGGTTCCGGACGACATTGGTTCCTTTGTGGAGCGGATGAGCCTGCCGTTCTTCAAGCCAGCGGTCGACGTCGTAATAATAGTATTGCTTGCTCCAGAGCATGCCTGCGAGCCCTTGGCGCATGACGTTGGAGCGATCCGGATCGGCTTTGACAGCGGCGGGGGTCACGGCATCATAGAACTCATCCGCCTCCCTGTGTCGCACCTTGAATTGCGCGTCGAATTCTCCAAACGGGTCCCGCAACTCACCGGGAGCGGCCTCGGCGAGACGAAGGCGAATCGTCTGTTCACCGCGTGGGTTGACGGTGAGTTGGTGGTGAGCGGAGACTTTTGTTCCTATCGCCTCAGGGTTGACCGCATCCCGTTTCCCTTGCACGACATAGTCGTTGATTCCATCCTTGACGTAGGGGCCGGAGTTGGAGCCGCCGAAGAGCTTGGCATGGTTGGTTTCGTTGTCCGTGAACAGCAACGGGATCTCGCCATCGCAATACAGATGGTAGTCGGTGAGGGACTCCTGGAACAGAGGATCCGTGTGATGGGCATGAACAACGGAGCCTTTCGCTCGTTTCACCCTGCGCAGCACCGGCTTGCTTCCTCCATAGGCCCAGGACCAGGTATTCCGAAACCAGAGCGTGGGTAGGACATGGAGGCCGGCCTTCTCCGGGCCACGATTATGAATCGTGATCTTGATGAGGATATCGTTCGGCGCCGCCTTCGCATACTCGACAAACACGTCGAAATACCGGTCGTCGTTGAAAATGCCTGTATCGAGGAGTTCATACTCCATGTCATGGCGATTTCTGCGCCGATTCGTCGAGACCAAGTCTTCATAGGGAAAGGCTGCCTGCGGATATTTGTACAGGTACTTCATGTAGGAGTGCGTCGGAGTGCTGTCGAGGTAGAAATAGTAGTCCTTCACGTCCTCGCCATGATTGCCCTCGCTGTTCGTCAGGCCAAAGACCCGTTCCTTGAGGATAGGGTCCTTGCCGTTCCAGAGCGCCAGCGCGAAACAGAGGACTTGGTGGTCATCAGAAATCCCCGCCAATCCGTCTTCTCCCCAACGATAGGCCCGCGATCGCGACTGCTCATGGGTGAAATAGTCCCAGGCATTGCCGTCCGTACTGTAATCTTCCCGGACAGTCCCCCACTGCCGTTCGCTCAGATACGGACCCCATTCTTTCCAAGCAGCGGCTTTCGCTTTGGCTTCCTCCAACCGGCGATGTTCTGACGTCTGTGCCATGGTCATACCTCCATGTAGCAGAATCGTTCACACCATCTCTTTTTCACGGCGATGAAGCTCCCCGCAGCAAGCTGCGGGGTATCTTGCGAAGTTCTCCGAAGCCGCGACCCTCCTGCGCCAAGGCTACCGGAGGGTTCTCCACGCCTTCATCCCCGTAGCGAGCTACGGGGTATTGGGCGAAGGAGAAGAAAGGCCTTCAATTGCGCTCCCGCCCACAGCTCCTCGGCATACCACACCACATTCCGTTGTCGAGTCTTCTCTCTACGGGGAAGAGGATAACCCAGTCAGCCCTTTCGCGGATACTGTCTATTTTGAGATGTCTGCGAAAATTCGTGAAACCTAGCGAGGTGGGTCACAGTCTAAGTTGAAACGGAAGGAGTATCAGAAGGAGCTGAGCAGGTTCACTGCTCCCGCCAGACCTTCAACGTATGCTCGGCGATCATCCGTTCCTCGTCCGTCGGAATAACCCAGGCCGAGACCTTGGAGTCCCGCGTCGAGATGCGCGGCCCACCAGCTCGGTTGGCTGCCTCATCCAGCTTGAGGCCCAGCCACGCGGCGCCTATGCAGATACGGGCTCGCATCTCAGGAGAATTCTCACTGATGCCGGCCGTGAGGACGACTGCATCCAAGCCCTGCATTGCGGCCGCCAGAGCACCCAATTCACGCTCCACGCGGTAGACGAAGTAGTCCAGGGCGAGCCTGGCTTGCAGATCCTCGCTTGCCAGGAGGTCGCGCACGTCGTTGCTGATGCCAGAGAGCCCGCGCAGTCCCGTCTCATGGTAGAGGAATCGTTCCAGCTCCTTTGCGCCGTACCCCTTTTCGGACACGAGATACAGGAGGACACCGGGGTCGATCTGGCCGCAACGGGTGCCCATGGGCAAGCCATCCAGTCCCGTGAAGGCCATGGTGCTGTCCATACTCCGCCCTCCCTTGATGGCGCACATGCTGGCGCCACTGCCCAGGTGGGCGACGACCACCGATCCCTGAGCGATCTCGGGAGCCACGCGAGGCAGGGCACGCGCGATGTATTCGTAGGACAGGCCGTGGAACCCGTAGCGGCGGACCCCTTCCTGGTAGAGGGCCTCTGGGATAGCAAATCGGTCTGCCACGTCAGGATGCCCCTGGTGGAAACCGGTGTCGAAGCAGGCAACTTGCACCATGCCGGGGAAGCGCTCTTGGATCGTGCGGATGGGGCGGAGGTTGTAAGGTTGGTGCATCGGGGCGAGCGGGATGAGCCGCTCCAGCGCCGCCAGGGTATCATTGTCCACCGATACCGGCGCACGGTAAGCTGGACCACCGTGAGCCACCCGATGTCCGATGGCCACCGGCACCTCCCCGGCCAAATGCTCGCGAAGCCAAGCGCCGACGCGTCCCATTGCGACCGCTACGTCGGGGATCTCCGCAACCGGGAACGTCTGATCCACCAAGGGGCTGCCGCCGGCGTCTCTTGCCCGCAGACTCGGACGAGT
It encodes the following:
- a CDS encoding acetate/propionate family kinase, encoding MADTILVVNAGSSSIKFSVYGIGGQSQLSLTLKGQVSGVGTRPSLRARDAGGSPLVDQTFPVAEIPDVAVAMGRVGAWLREHLAGEVPVAIGHRVAHGGPAYRAPVSVDNDTLAALERLIPLAPMHQPYNLRPIRTIQERFPGMVQVACFDTGFHQGHPDVADRFAIPEALYQEGVRRYGFHGLSYEYIARALPRVAPEIAQGSVVVAHLGSGASMCAIKGGRSMDSTMAFTGLDGLPMGTRCGQIDPGVLLYLVSEKGYGAKELERFLYHETGLRGLSGISNDVRDLLASEDLQARLALDYFVYRVERELGALAAAMQGLDAVVLTAGISENSPEMRARICIGAAWLGLKLDEAANRAGGPRISTRDSKVSAWVIPTDEERMIAEHTLKVWREQ
- a CDS encoding tetratricopeptide repeat protein, which translates into the protein MTTSIAASLLVVVALIASDRASAQRNEMPPGYPQSLEKDLQALLDRVDEGNPSPELLVQLAETYFDLADDLLTDKAKRLAAYEAGAKAAKQSFELDETNADAHYFYALNIGNAARLQGVTNAALTVSTIRHGAMRAIELNPNHSLALQMMGGLMMELPRILGGSKKKAQVYLERAIAADGNYANARMMLATVYKKQGRVEEARKQLIAVVEFEHPHYRYAWERKHKPEAERMLRELRKR
- a CDS encoding glucosidase, which codes for MAQTSEHRRLEEAKAKAAAWKEWGPYLSERQWGTVREDYSTDGNAWDYFTHEQSRSRAYRWGEDGLAGISDDHQVLCFALALWNGKDPILKERVFGLTNSEGNHGEDVKDYYFYLDSTPTHSYMKYLYKYPQAAFPYEDLVSTNRRRNRHDMEYELLDTGIFNDDRYFDVFVEYAKAAPNDILIKITIHNRGPEKAGLHVLPTLWFRNTWSWAYGGSKPVLRRVKRAKGSVVHAHHTDPLFQESLTDYHLYCDGEIPLLFTDNETNHAKLFGGSNSGPYVKDGINDYVVQGKRDAVNPEAIGTKVSAHHQLTVNPRGEQTIRLRLAEAAPGELRDPFGEFDAQFKVRHREADEFYDAVTPAAVKADPDRSNVMRQGLAGMLWSKQYYYYDVDRWLEERQAHPLHKGTNVVRNREWFHMVNDDIISMPDKWEYPWYAAWDLAFHTTALSVVDPDFARHQLELMLTGHYLHPNGQVPAYEWNFSDVNPPVHAWATLFLHRMDVGRRGEADIEFLKAAFSKLTLNFTWWVNRKDRNGKNVFEGGFLGLDNIGVFDRSAPLPTGGYLEQADGTAWMALFSQNMAELAVELASQDPMYDDLAAKFFEHFVWIAAGMNGSAADGIGMWDEKDGFYYDLLRLPDGSATHLKVRSMVGLLPLCATTVIEPWQRELVPQAKRVIAERFTRMPELFHWIHATGEGHRGVDERGIMALVTQERLRRILAIMLSEDEFLGPHGLRSISKFHERNPYVFYVNGQEYRVGYLPAESDTGMFGGNSNWRGPVWVPVNVLIIRALVQFYLYYGDTFKVECPTGSGRLMNLYEVAREIVERLTRIFLRDNSGRRPVFGGAEKFQTDRHWRDNLLFYEYFHGDNGAGLGASHQTGWTGCVAALIELFGRVDPKKLLEGGKKAAHSRDAQTR